CGAAGCCATGGCCTACTGCCGCTGGGCGCGGCGCCGCTTGCCGACGGAGGCGGAGTGGGAGGCGGCGGCGGCTCTCGATCCCGCCACGGGCACTAAGCGCCGCTTCCCCTGGGGCGACACACCGCCGGCCCCGGAGCAGGCCCAGCTCGACGCGCGGATCTTGGGCTGCGCGGATGTGGCCGCCTGCTCCGAAGGAGACGCCCCGACCGGTTGCCGGCAGATGATCGGCAACGTGTGGGAGTGGACGGACACCGCCTTTGGTCCCTACCCCGGCTTCGTGCCCGATGCCTACCGGGAGTACTCGGAACCCTGGTTCCACACCCACAAGGTTCTACGGGGCGGGTGCTGGGCGACCCGCGGTCGGCTTCTGCGAAACTCCTGGCGCAACTTCTACCCACCCGACCGGCGTGACGTCTGGGCCGGCTTCAGGACCTGCGCCCTCGAGTGAGGATCGCCGTCGTGTCGCCGGCCCGAGAGGGCTTGGATACGGGGAATCGGGTGACGGCTCAGCGCTGGGCGCGCCTGCTGCGCGACCTCGGGCATCGGGTCACGGTCCGGCCGGAATACGACGGACATCCCTCGGACATGCTCGTGGCCCTGCACGCGCGCAAGAGCTTTGCGAGCCTCGAGCGCTTCCGACGAGAGCGGCCCGGCAAGCCGGTGGTGGTGGCCCTGACGGGCACCGATCTCTACGGGGATATCCGCACGTCGCCCGAGGCGCAGCGGTCGCTGGAGCTCGCCGATCGGCTGCTCCTGCTCCAGCCGACCGGCCTCGAGGAGCTGGCTCTCCCGGAGCGGGCCAAGGCGTGGACCATCTACCAATCCGCCACGCGGCCGCGGGGAC
The Vicinamibacteria bacterium DNA segment above includes these coding regions:
- a CDS encoding SUMF1/EgtB/PvdO family nonheme iron enzyme is translated as EAMAYCRWARRRLPTEAEWEAAAALDPATGTKRRFPWGDTPPAPEQAQLDARILGCADVAACSEGDAPTGCRQMIGNVWEWTDTAFGPYPGFVPDAYREYSEPWFHTHKVLRGGCWATRGRLLRNSWRNFYPPDRRDVWAGFRTCALE